A portion of the Sphingobacterium spiritivorum genome contains these proteins:
- a CDS encoding YjjG family noncanonical pyrimidine nucleotidase gives MFHHKKDIFFDLDHTIWDFDKNAEETLDELFFKYDFDKLFNHSSADLFISTYTSNNHRLWNLYHHGKIDKPTLRKARFENTFTDLGVDPSLFPKDFEEEYLFICPQKTNLFPHAHETLAYLKERYNLHLISNGFKEACEVKLGTSDLKQYFQHIFISELVGVNKPDPLIFHHAMQTTGTSADHAVMIGDNLDADVRGAQNVGMDAIYFNPNRMQLPNDVSHAITDLSELKHMF, from the coding sequence ATGTTCCATCATAAAAAAGATATATTTTTCGACCTCGATCACACCATCTGGGATTTTGATAAGAATGCGGAAGAGACATTAGACGAGCTGTTTTTTAAATATGACTTTGATAAACTGTTCAATCATAGCAGTGCAGATCTGTTTATTTCGACCTACACATCTAATAATCATCGTTTATGGAATCTGTATCATCATGGAAAAATCGATAAACCGACGCTGAGAAAAGCAAGGTTTGAAAATACATTTACAGATCTGGGCGTAGATCCTTCTTTGTTTCCAAAAGATTTCGAAGAAGAATATTTGTTTATCTGTCCGCAGAAAACTAATTTATTCCCACATGCACATGAAACACTTGCTTATCTGAAAGAGCGGTATAATCTTCATCTGATCTCAAACGGATTTAAAGAAGCCTGTGAAGTAAAACTTGGAACAAGTGATCTGAAACAATATTTTCAGCATATTTTTATTTCTGAACTGGTTGGAGTAAACAAACCGGATCCTCTTATCTTTCACCATGCTATGCAAACTACAGGCACTTCTGCTGATCATGCCGTGATGATCGGAGACAATCTGGATGCAGATGTCAGAGGAGCTCAAAATGTGGGAATGGATGCCATTTACTTCAATCCGAATCGTATGCAGTTACCAAATGATGTGTCGCATGCCATTACTGACCTCAGCGAATTGAAACATATGTTTTAA
- a CDS encoding response regulator transcription factor — MQAKQRILLVEDEEHLLEAIKLNLELEGYRVTTATDGKKALKVFKEERFNLIILDVMIPEIDGFQVAETIRLQNSEVPIMFLTAKNSSEDRITGLKKGADDYLVKPFNLEELILRVGNLVRRGMKGDDLKELNSYTIGDKTIYFNSYELHHADGTITSLTKKETMLLKLLIERRNEAVSREQILETVWNYDVYPSTRTIDNFILTFRKYFEPDQKHPIYFHSIRGVGYKFTDNP, encoded by the coding sequence ATGCAGGCTAAACAACGCATACTTTTAGTAGAAGATGAAGAACATCTGCTGGAAGCAATCAAATTAAACCTCGAGCTAGAGGGATATCGTGTAACTACCGCTACAGACGGTAAGAAAGCACTGAAAGTTTTTAAAGAAGAGCGTTTCAACCTTATTATTCTGGATGTCATGATCCCTGAGATCGATGGCTTCCAGGTGGCTGAAACTATTCGTCTGCAAAACAGTGAAGTTCCTATTATGTTTCTGACAGCCAAAAACAGTAGTGAAGACCGCATCACTGGACTTAAAAAGGGAGCAGATGATTATCTGGTTAAACCTTTCAATCTGGAAGAACTTATTCTACGTGTAGGAAATCTGGTTCGCAGAGGAATGAAAGGGGATGATCTGAAAGAACTTAATTCCTATACAATCGGTGATAAAACCATTTATTTTAATTCCTATGAGTTGCACCATGCAGATGGTACCATTACCTCATTGACGAAGAAAGAAACTATGCTGTTGAAATTACTGATAGAGCGCAGAAATGAAGCCGTATCACGTGAACAGATTCTGGAAACGGTATGGAATTATGATGTTTACCCTTCTACGCGTACCATTGACAATTTTATTCTGACATTCCGTAAATATTTTGAACCGGATCAGAAACACCCTATTTATTTTCATTCCATCCGTGGTGTTGGATATAAATTTACAGACAATCCATAA
- a CDS encoding thiol-disulfide oxidoreductase DCC family protein, with protein MLHTKNIVLFDGICNVCNGTVNFIMKHDKQRKFYFSSLQSPLGQQVQQQTGHQLNSILYIRQNKVLNKSDAVLYIAKDLGFPWSLCFIFKPLPTSFRDSCYDFIARNRYKWFGKREQCRIPTAEERQHFI; from the coding sequence ATGCTACACACTAAAAATATCGTCTTATTCGATGGTATCTGTAATGTCTGCAATGGCACGGTGAATTTTATTATGAAGCACGACAAGCAGCGTAAATTTTATTTTTCATCGCTACAATCCCCTCTTGGTCAGCAAGTGCAACAACAAACCGGACATCAGTTAAACTCCATCCTCTACATCAGACAAAACAAAGTCTTGAATAAAAGTGATGCTGTGCTCTATATTGCTAAAGATCTGGGATTCCCCTGGTCTCTTTGTTTTATTTTCAAGCCACTGCCAACTTCTTTCCGGGATAGTTGTTATGACTTTATAGCACGAAACAGATACAAATGGTTTGGCAAAAGAGAACAGTGCCGGATTCCGACCGCTGAAGAGCGTCAGCATTTTATCTGA
- a CDS encoding sensor histidine kinase, whose protein sequence is MRKTLFLFYFLVFYAISQLIWWGIMLVKYEPQRKSMIIGEGMFFLLIFLWGVLRLKNNFKREHKIHQQQQNFLLAITHELKSPLASVKLYIQTILKRDLDKEQQQMFLQNSLKDIERLDDLVENVLLTTKLENRSYNLPKEEFNLTEMVESIVDRLQKNSCRSQIIKPDLDADVRIVADKFAITNVVTNLIENAIKYSPPCASVFVRLKRESGKLIFSVTDHGIGIPDEEKKNIFNKFYRVGNESTRKTKGTGLGLYIVKTVLQKHNASIKVKDNTPSGSIFEVTFDNYAG, encoded by the coding sequence ATGAGAAAGACACTTTTTCTGTTTTATTTTTTAGTGTTTTATGCAATCTCCCAACTTATCTGGTGGGGTATTATGTTAGTGAAATACGAACCTCAGCGTAAATCTATGATTATCGGGGAGGGGATGTTTTTCTTGCTGATATTTCTATGGGGAGTATTACGGTTGAAGAACAATTTTAAAAGAGAGCACAAAATACATCAGCAGCAACAGAACTTCTTACTGGCCATCACACATGAATTAAAATCTCCGCTGGCATCTGTCAAACTGTACATTCAGACTATTCTGAAAAGAGATCTGGATAAGGAACAACAACAGATGTTTTTGCAAAATTCACTTAAGGATATTGAGCGCCTGGATGACCTTGTGGAAAATGTATTACTGACAACTAAACTTGAAAACAGAAGTTATAATCTGCCTAAAGAAGAGTTTAATCTGACAGAGATGGTTGAATCTATTGTTGACCGTCTGCAGAAGAATTCCTGCAGATCTCAGATTATCAAACCTGATCTTGACGCAGATGTGCGGATAGTAGCGGATAAATTTGCGATTACAAATGTCGTGACCAATCTGATTGAAAATGCAATCAAATATTCTCCGCCATGTGCAAGTGTATTTGTACGGTTGAAAAGAGAGTCAGGCAAATTGATATTTTCGGTAACAGATCATGGTATCGGTATTCCGGATGAAGAAAAAAAGAATATATTTAATAAATTTTATCGTGTAGGGAATGAATCTACACGAAAAACCAAAGGCACGGGTTTGGGGTTATATATAGTGAAAACGGTTTTGCAAAAACACAATGCCAGTATTAAAGTAAAAGATAACACTCCTTCAGGGAGTATTTTTGAAGTAACATTTGACAACTATGCAGGCTAA
- a CDS encoding response regulator transcription factor, translating into MQILLVEDDARISDFIVKGLEENGFNVQLCVSAEDAREVVFEHSFDIIIMDVMLPGIDGIQLTKMIRYKKNLTPILMLSALNEAEDKIAALDSGADDFLVKPFHFKELISRINALTRRTKYQKQEVLSNSLVIQNLKIDRDKYAVYQDGEKIELSPKEFKLLLYLAENTDKVVSRTMVLNAVWGINFDNNTNVVDVYISYLRNKIDESKHQFILTVKGTGYMFQG; encoded by the coding sequence ATGCAGATATTACTTGTGGAAGATGATGCCCGGATCAGTGATTTTATTGTCAAAGGACTCGAAGAGAACGGATTTAATGTGCAACTGTGCGTGTCTGCAGAAGATGCCCGCGAAGTCGTTTTTGAACATAGCTTTGATATTATCATTATGGATGTAATGCTTCCGGGTATTGATGGAATTCAGCTTACCAAAATGATCCGGTATAAAAAGAACCTTACGCCGATTCTGATGCTAAGTGCATTAAACGAAGCCGAAGACAAAATTGCTGCGCTGGATAGTGGAGCAGATGATTTTCTGGTCAAGCCCTTTCATTTCAAAGAACTTATTTCCCGTATCAATGCATTGACAAGAAGAACGAAATACCAAAAGCAAGAAGTGTTGAGTAACAGTCTTGTCATCCAGAATTTAAAGATTGATCGGGATAAATATGCGGTATATCAGGATGGTGAAAAAATAGAACTTTCTCCAAAGGAATTCAAATTATTGTTATACCTAGCGGAGAATACAGATAAGGTAGTATCACGTACGATGGTGTTAAATGCGGTATGGGGAATCAATTTTGATAATAATACCAATGTGGTAGATGTATACATCTCCTATCTGCGCAATAAAATAGACGAAAGTAAACATCAGTTTATTCTGACCGTAAAAGGGACAGGATATATGTTTCAGGGATAA
- a CDS encoding DUF1080 domain-containing protein, translating into MKSTFNYLYAGMAALTLSLGSGAFQQVQAQTKKAVATSYKLLDLPKVDIKKFPKNSKGAYIIFDGKSLEGWRGYNKDHVPTKWGVEDGTIKFTAKPIGSTPGEGGDLIFAHDFKNFELEFEWKISEAGNSGTFFLAKEIEGQPIYISSPEYQLLDNENHPDAKMGVDGNRKSGSLYDMIPAKPQNGKPAGQWNLAKIVVNNGKVTHYQNGEKVVEYTLWTPEWIAMLEASKFSSEKWPLAFELLSKVGGKTKSGVIGFQDHGNDVWLKNVTVKVL; encoded by the coding sequence ATGAAATCAACATTTAATTACCTGTATGCAGGAATGGCTGCACTAACTTTGTCGTTAGGCTCCGGAGCATTTCAGCAGGTTCAGGCGCAAACAAAAAAAGCAGTGGCAACTTCTTATAAGCTGTTAGATCTTCCAAAGGTAGATATCAAAAAATTCCCTAAAAACAGTAAGGGTGCATACATTATTTTTGACGGTAAATCGTTAGAAGGATGGAGAGGATATAATAAGGATCATGTGCCTACAAAATGGGGTGTTGAAGATGGTACGATCAAATTTACAGCTAAACCGATAGGTAGTACGCCGGGAGAAGGCGGTGATTTGATTTTTGCACATGATTTCAAAAATTTTGAACTGGAATTTGAATGGAAAATTTCAGAAGCCGGAAATTCGGGAACATTTTTCCTGGCTAAAGAAATAGAAGGACAACCTATTTATATTTCAAGTCCTGAGTATCAGTTGCTGGATAATGAAAACCATCCTGATGCAAAAATGGGGGTTGATGGTAATCGTAAATCAGGTTCACTGTATGATATGATCCCGGCAAAACCACAGAATGGCAAACCTGCAGGTCAGTGGAATTTAGCGAAGATTGTAGTAAATAATGGTAAAGTAACCCATTATCAGAACGGTGAAAAAGTAGTGGAATATACGCTATGGACTCCTGAATGGATAGCGATGCTGGAAGCGAGTAAATTTAGCAGTGAAAAATGGCCTCTGGCATTTGAATTACTTAGTAAGGTTGGTGGCAAGACCAAATCCGGTGTGATTGGTTTCCAGGATCACGGTAATGATGTATGGCTTAAGAATGTAACGGTAAAAGTGTTGTAG
- a CDS encoding NAD-dependent succinate-semialdehyde dehydrogenase, which produces MKNSLLINKAYINGKFISGTKTFDVINPATGKVIETLPDLSVKECTKAIVAAEKAWLSWRDVSAGERSALIRKWYELILENKKALAEIMTLESGKPLQESLTEVDYGNSFVEWFAEEAKRAYGETIPSSKKGMHLMTIKQGIGVVAAITPWNFPLAMVTRKVAPALAAGCTVILKPASQTPFTAIAIAKLAEEAGVPKGVINVITGKDSAGIGKELATHKSIRKLSFTGSTEVGKTLMEQSASNIKKLSMELGGNAPFIVFEDADIDAAVQGAIAAKFRNSGQTCVSVNRFYIQDSVYDAFSKKLTKAVKDLKVGNGLDKGVQVGPLINAKGLEKVQQHVADATKRGAKIAAGGKYIDGLFFEPTVLTHVPTDALIAHEETFGPVCALFRFTTEEEVIALANDTEFGLASYFYSQQLNRCLRVAERLEAGMVGINVGLISNAAAPFGGVKESGVGREGSRYGLDEYMEIKYLCFGV; this is translated from the coding sequence ATGAAAAACTCATTATTGATTAACAAAGCATATATCAATGGAAAATTCATTTCCGGTACGAAAACCTTCGATGTCATTAATCCTGCAACAGGAAAAGTTATAGAAACCCTCCCTGACCTATCGGTCAAAGAATGTACGAAAGCTATTGTTGCGGCAGAAAAAGCCTGGTTATCCTGGCGCGATGTTTCTGCAGGCGAACGTTCTGCTCTCATCCGAAAGTGGTATGAGCTGATCCTGGAAAATAAAAAAGCCCTTGCGGAAATTATGACCCTGGAAAGCGGAAAACCTTTACAGGAATCTCTTACGGAAGTAGATTATGGCAATTCATTTGTCGAGTGGTTTGCTGAAGAAGCCAAACGGGCATACGGAGAAACCATTCCTTCTTCAAAAAAAGGAATGCATCTGATGACTATAAAACAGGGAATAGGAGTTGTAGCAGCCATTACTCCCTGGAATTTCCCTTTAGCAATGGTGACCCGTAAAGTAGCCCCTGCGCTGGCTGCAGGTTGCACGGTAATATTAAAACCCGCCTCTCAGACTCCTTTTACAGCCATCGCTATTGCAAAGCTGGCGGAAGAAGCCGGTGTGCCTAAAGGTGTCATCAATGTTATCACAGGTAAAGATAGTGCCGGCATAGGTAAAGAACTGGCAACACATAAAAGTATCAGGAAATTATCCTTCACAGGCTCTACAGAAGTCGGAAAAACGTTAATGGAACAATCCGCTTCGAATATCAAAAAACTTTCTATGGAATTGGGCGGTAATGCACCTTTCATAGTTTTTGAGGACGCAGATATAGATGCTGCCGTACAGGGAGCGATCGCTGCAAAATTTAGAAATTCAGGGCAGACCTGTGTATCTGTCAACAGATTTTACATTCAGGACAGCGTGTATGATGCCTTTTCAAAAAAACTAACGAAGGCTGTAAAAGATCTAAAGGTAGGAAACGGATTGGACAAAGGAGTTCAGGTCGGTCCGTTAATCAATGCAAAAGGACTTGAAAAAGTGCAGCAACATGTTGCTGATGCGACAAAACGAGGAGCTAAAATTGCTGCCGGAGGAAAGTATATAGACGGATTATTCTTTGAACCTACCGTCCTGACTCATGTCCCTACAGATGCATTGATTGCACATGAAGAAACATTTGGACCGGTATGTGCACTTTTCAGGTTTACGACAGAAGAAGAAGTTATTGCATTGGCTAATGATACAGAATTCGGGTTGGCCTCTTATTTTTACAGCCAGCAGTTGAATCGCTGTTTACGTGTTGCAGAAAGATTGGAGGCAGGTATGGTGGGTATTAATGTCGGATTGATATCCAATGCTGCCGCTCCCTTTGGCGGAGTCAAAGAATCCGGTGTAGGTCGCGAAGGTTCCAGATACGGACTGGATGAGTATATGGAAATCAAATATTTATGTTTTGGCGTTTAA
- the hemE gene encoding uroporphyrinogen decarboxylase, whose product MNKTLQNDLFIRAAFGQQTERPPVWMMRQAGRYMPEYWEIKNKYTFLEMCKTPEIAADVTMLPVDLLDIDAAILFSDILVTPEAMGGDLSFEQGVGPRFSNPVRSWEDAEKLNAQSVDRLQYVADAIKVIQQRLNASIPLIGFAGAPFTILSYLVEGKSSRDFKLTKTLLNNDPKLAHYILQKITDLTVDYLNMQIAAGVNAVQLFDSWAMALTWNDYIEFGHAYTQQIISRINRAGIPVISFARGSSVFYPIMSEAKPDVISLDWNADILNVKNNLPKDIAVQGNFDPIILYADKAVIRKKIHELFERMRGQDGFLFNLGHGIMPDMSFDHVKYAVDVIKEFRY is encoded by the coding sequence GTGAATAAAACCTTACAAAACGATTTATTTATCAGAGCTGCTTTTGGACAACAAACCGAACGTCCGCCAGTCTGGATGATGCGTCAGGCAGGACGTTATATGCCTGAATATTGGGAAATCAAGAATAAATATACTTTTCTTGAAATGTGCAAAACTCCTGAAATAGCTGCCGATGTAACCATGTTGCCGGTAGACCTTCTGGATATTGATGCTGCTATTTTATTTTCAGATATTCTGGTGACTCCGGAAGCAATGGGAGGAGATTTATCTTTTGAGCAGGGAGTAGGGCCTCGTTTTTCCAATCCGGTGAGAAGTTGGGAAGATGCAGAAAAACTGAATGCACAAAGTGTAGACAGATTACAGTATGTAGCAGACGCGATCAAAGTGATTCAGCAGCGATTGAATGCAAGTATTCCGCTGATAGGCTTTGCCGGTGCTCCTTTCACGATCTTAAGTTATCTGGTAGAAGGTAAGTCGTCAAGAGATTTTAAGCTCACTAAAACACTATTGAATAATGATCCTAAACTGGCTCATTACATCTTACAAAAGATCACGGATCTTACCGTTGATTATCTGAATATGCAGATTGCTGCAGGAGTGAATGCTGTACAGTTATTCGACAGCTGGGCAATGGCATTAACCTGGAATGATTATATTGAATTTGGTCATGCTTATACACAACAGATTATTTCCCGAATCAACAGGGCAGGTATTCCTGTTATATCCTTTGCACGTGGAAGCTCAGTCTTCTATCCAATAATGAGTGAAGCAAAACCGGATGTTATCTCATTGGACTGGAATGCTGATATTCTGAATGTAAAAAATAACCTGCCGAAAGATATTGCAGTTCAGGGAAATTTTGATCCGATTATCCTGTATGCAGATAAAGCTGTGATCAGGAAAAAGATTCATGAACTGTTCGAACGTATGAGAGGACAGGATGGCTTCTTGTTCAATCTGGGACATGGCATTATGCCGGATATGTCTTTTGATCATGTCAAATATGCTGTGGACGTAATTAAAGAATTCAGATACTAA
- a CDS encoding DUF4476 domain-containing protein has translation MIIRKLFFSLIAFLSLTSAFAQTPNSSNGVFSVFSEREPFILYLNNVRYNDQFSTAVRIERLEKRNYDVRLEFKNRRLASIVSYNFRPTDEDGYFMDKMYLVRYSRVGRPELRLFAMFPVEFRMPDQRSFDTYDFGYPNDPVFIDPGEEEYSQRVMTAEELKDAIRVVNRQGFDSDKAKVASMIAQKNSMTVKQIGQILDLFSFDDGKLTFARAAYATCYDRRNYHTLLEKLVFSDSKEKLMSFINSAK, from the coding sequence ATGATTATTCGTAAACTCTTTTTTAGCCTTATTGCATTTCTCAGCCTGACAAGTGCTTTTGCTCAGACGCCAAATTCTTCCAATGGTGTATTCAGCGTTTTTTCAGAGCGGGAGCCCTTCATTTTATATCTTAACAACGTACGTTACAATGATCAGTTTAGTACTGCAGTACGTATTGAACGATTAGAAAAGAGAAATTATGATGTACGTCTGGAATTCAAAAACAGAAGACTGGCGAGTATTGTTTCCTACAATTTCAGACCTACAGATGAAGACGGGTATTTTATGGATAAAATGTATCTGGTTCGTTATTCCAGAGTCGGAAGACCGGAGTTAAGGTTGTTTGCCATGTTTCCTGTAGAATTCAGGATGCCGGACCAGCGTAGTTTTGATACCTATGATTTTGGTTATCCTAATGATCCTGTTTTTATTGATCCAGGAGAAGAAGAATATAGCCAAAGAGTCATGACAGCCGAAGAGTTAAAAGATGCAATACGAGTTGTCAATCGACAAGGGTTTGATAGTGACAAAGCCAAAGTAGCCTCTATGATCGCACAGAAAAACAGTATGACCGTAAAGCAGATTGGTCAGATACTGGATTTATTTTCGTTTGATGATGGTAAGCTGACATTTGCCCGGGCAGCGTACGCTACCTGTTATGACCGTAGAAATTACCATACCTTACTGGAAAAACTTGTCTTTTCAGATAGCAAAGAAAAGCTAATGTCGTTTATCAATTCTGCTAAATAA
- a CDS encoding TolC family protein yields the protein MKYLAAISVFLTVSLQSFAQQDTVMIRSKEQIEQQFLSSNLDLLAGKYKIEQSRAAILQAKLWPNPSFSISEVNLWKNNPVETMSPLIGSWGRNQQVSLELEQLIETAGKRKKRVKLEQLNLKNQELEFEETLRNLKFDLRESVIELQKLQGQESLYQSQFELFRNLSEAFEKQWKQGNVSEMEYVRIHSEMLSFENELAEIRASKIDLIKKIKTYSNIEGPETMVLANALQINTYVIPDLLRWKETALENRADFRMASNQVDISRQQLAIEKAERKPNVQLSLGYDRGGNVMPDFIGLGASIDLPVFNRNQGNIRIAQLEIEKNSTELTQNKLVIVNEIDATVQRLVQLQRILEKLSGAFDQQMDLSLEKYTRNFQNRNISVIEFVDFVSSYLENKKNLIDRKEQYLKTIEELQYVIGKDI from the coding sequence GTGAAATATTTAGCAGCTATAAGTGTATTCCTTACTGTTTCTTTGCAGAGTTTTGCGCAGCAGGATACAGTTATGATCCGTTCCAAAGAGCAGATCGAACAACAGTTTCTTTCCTCCAATCTGGACCTGCTGGCGGGCAAGTATAAGATTGAGCAGTCAAGAGCCGCCATTCTACAGGCTAAACTGTGGCCCAATCCTTCATTTTCTATTTCGGAAGTCAATCTCTGGAAAAATAATCCTGTGGAAACAATGTCTCCTTTGATAGGGAGTTGGGGGAGAAATCAGCAGGTATCCTTAGAACTGGAACAACTTATCGAGACAGCAGGAAAACGTAAGAAGAGAGTCAAACTGGAACAACTAAACCTTAAAAATCAGGAACTGGAATTCGAGGAAACATTGCGTAATCTGAAGTTCGATCTCCGGGAGTCGGTCATTGAATTACAGAAGTTGCAAGGGCAGGAGTCCCTGTACCAATCTCAGTTTGAACTGTTCCGTAATCTATCCGAAGCTTTTGAGAAACAATGGAAACAGGGCAATGTAAGTGAAATGGAATATGTGCGTATCCATTCGGAAATGTTGTCTTTTGAAAATGAACTGGCGGAAATCAGAGCCAGTAAAATTGACCTGATCAAAAAGATAAAGACCTATTCCAATATAGAAGGCCCTGAAACTATGGTGTTAGCAAATGCTCTGCAGATCAATACGTATGTTATTCCGGATTTATTGAGATGGAAAGAGACAGCATTGGAAAACAGAGCTGATTTTCGGATGGCTAGTAATCAGGTGGATATCAGCAGGCAGCAGCTGGCAATAGAAAAGGCAGAGCGAAAGCCCAATGTACAATTAAGCCTTGGATATGACCGCGGGGGAAATGTTATGCCGGACTTCATCGGTCTTGGGGCGAGTATTGATCTTCCTGTTTTTAACCGGAATCAGGGGAATATACGGATTGCACAACTGGAAATCGAAAAAAACAGCACAGAGCTTACCCAAAACAAACTCGTGATTGTAAATGAAATTGATGCAACGGTACAGCGGTTAGTTCAGTTGCAACGGATTCTGGAAAAGCTGAGCGGTGCTTTTGACCAGCAAATGGATCTTTCTCTTGAAAAATATACACGGAATTTTCAGAATCGTAATATTTCCGTAATAGAATTCGTGGATTTTGTGTCCTCCTATCTTGAAAATAAGAAAAACCTTATCGATCGTAAAGAACAATATTTAAAGACTATCGAAGAATTGCAATATGTTATCGGAAAAGATATTTAA
- a CDS encoding sensor histidine kinase: MNLRNRLAFITSLIFGVIFSVAAILIYWTFYKSSERSVIKELEKTCLITGIYYLEKDEQSGEKHNEFKIQFENLIHRSRVAIYDATGKVRFGDLMQDQNISAERLNQLKKSKKISFQSANHFYYGMYYPDNQGDFYVFVKEQNSEFKNQINRLLAIVVVVLLAAWTSIVVLARVLSKIAYRPIKRVVEEVRNKEIATIHQPISSIDSGDELQELVDTYNALLSRVSETFAIQKNFVSYVSHEFRTPLTAISGTLEVFSQKERSPEEYQRATRIALENVDALEDILNNMLILTEARNSTDSFQKFRLDEVVWDIVSQCQGKYQAQIDVDLQVGNPDVLNVKGNEVLIQLSILNIVENAIKYSGNKPVLIRLEQINERLNLSVIDHGIGISAHDLPLITQTFYRGKNIGATKGSGIGLSLASVIFKQHKVDFHMKSNPQGTTVQLQFPTTL; encoded by the coding sequence ATGAATTTAAGAAACAGATTAGCATTTATTACCTCACTGATATTCGGTGTGATCTTCTCTGTGGCAGCTATTCTTATTTACTGGACATTTTATAAATCTTCCGAACGGTCAGTCATCAAAGAACTGGAAAAAACCTGTCTTATTACGGGAATCTATTATCTGGAAAAAGATGAACAGTCGGGAGAAAAACATAATGAATTTAAAATTCAGTTTGAAAACCTGATCCATCGTTCCCGTGTGGCTATTTATGATGCTACAGGTAAAGTGCGGTTCGGAGATCTTATGCAAGACCAGAATATATCTGCAGAAAGATTGAATCAATTGAAAAAAAGTAAAAAGATTTCTTTCCAATCCGCTAATCATTTCTACTATGGTATGTATTACCCGGATAATCAGGGTGATTTCTATGTTTTTGTAAAAGAGCAGAATTCGGAGTTCAAAAATCAGATCAACAGGCTCCTGGCTATTGTCGTAGTTGTATTGCTGGCGGCATGGACCAGTATCGTCGTGCTGGCGAGGGTATTGAGTAAGATCGCTTACAGGCCGATAAAACGTGTGGTGGAAGAAGTGCGTAATAAAGAAATAGCGACTATTCATCAACCTATTTCTTCTATAGATTCCGGTGATGAACTTCAGGAACTGGTCGATACCTACAATGCGTTGTTGAGCAGAGTTTCGGAAACTTTTGCTATCCAGAAAAATTTTGTAAGCTATGTTTCTCATGAATTCAGAACGCCATTGACAGCTATATCCGGAACACTGGAAGTTTTCTCGCAGAAAGAAAGAAGTCCAGAGGAATATCAGCGCGCTACCCGTATCGCACTTGAAAATGTAGATGCACTAGAAGATATCCTTAATAATATGCTGATCCTGACGGAAGCACGGAATTCCACAGATTCTTTTCAGAAATTTCGTTTGGATGAAGTGGTATGGGACATTGTAAGCCAGTGTCAGGGGAAGTATCAGGCACAGATAGATGTAGACCTTCAGGTGGGGAATCCGGATGTACTGAATGTGAAAGGTAATGAAGTCCTGATCCAGCTGTCTATTCTGAATATTGTAGAAAATGCCATCAAATATTCCGGCAATAAACCTGTACTGATCCGGCTTGAACAGATAAATGAGCGATTAAATCTTTCTGTTATCGATCATGGTATAGGTATTTCTGCACATGATCTTCCTTTGATTACACAGACATTTTACAGAGGGAAGAATATCGGAGCAACCAAAGGAAGCGGTATCGGACTTTCGCTGGCTTCAGTCATCTTCAAACAACATAAAGTTGATTTTCATATGAAATCAAACCCCCAAGGAACAACGGTGCAACTCCAGTTTCCAACGACACTCTAA
- a CDS encoding CopD family protein has product MVYLYAKAIHIIFVVCWMAGLFYIVRLFIYHIEAKRKSEEEYTILHKQFVIMESKLWWIITTPAMYLTIAAGTLMLFLSPSWLQMGWMHVKLLFVAGLIIYHFICQRIMRQLAAETCTWSSTNLRLWNELATLFLFAIVFTIVLKSAINWIFGVVGLVGLSVVLMMAVKLYKKYRKS; this is encoded by the coding sequence ATGGTTTATTTATACGCTAAAGCGATTCATATTATTTTTGTCGTATGTTGGATGGCAGGATTGTTTTATATCGTCCGGTTATTTATCTATCATATAGAAGCCAAGCGTAAATCTGAAGAGGAATATACCATATTGCATAAGCAGTTTGTGATTATGGAATCGAAGTTGTGGTGGATTATTACTACACCAGCCATGTACCTGACCATTGCTGCTGGTACGCTTATGCTGTTTCTGAGTCCCTCCTGGTTGCAGATGGGATGGATGCATGTCAAGCTATTGTTTGTAGCGGGACTCATTATTTACCATTTTATATGTCAAAGGATTATGCGTCAGTTAGCTGCAGAAACCTGTACATGGTCTTCTACCAATCTGCGCTTATGGAATGAACTGGCAACCCTTTTTCTGTTTGCTATTGTATTTACTATCGTCTTAAAGTCTGCTATCAACTGGATTTTTGGAGTAGTAGGACTGGTGGGATTGTCTGTTGTCCTGATGATGGCTGTCAAACTTTACAAGAAATATAGAAAATCCTAA